A window of Pirellulales bacterium contains these coding sequences:
- a CDS encoding D-2-hydroxyacid dehydrogenase: MRIVLCYPVESRHVAQIQQIVPKASVLDAGQEGIAREIMTADIFCGHAKVPMPWEDVVQQGRLRWIQSSAAGLDHCLVPSVIESDIPVTSASGVLSDQVAEHTLMLATSLTRNMATFFRQQQAHEYVRRPTRDLTHSTVGIVGFGAVGRRVAEVLAPFKTRILATDVYPIDKPSYVQELWPAERLDELLPLVDMLILCLPLNDQTRWLFNREKLQRMKRGALLLNMARGKLVVEEDLVAALEYGPLSAAAADVAAEEPLSPTSKLWDLPNMLITPHVAGQSARRIDNMTNFFCENLRRYQTGEPLLNLVDKRLGFPIRRAGEQTTLKTTRE, encoded by the coding sequence ATGCGCATCGTTTTGTGTTATCCCGTCGAATCCCGCCACGTCGCACAAATCCAGCAAATCGTTCCCAAGGCCAGCGTACTAGACGCGGGCCAAGAAGGGATCGCGCGGGAAATCATGACGGCGGACATCTTCTGCGGCCATGCCAAGGTACCCATGCCCTGGGAGGATGTGGTGCAACAGGGCCGGCTGCGCTGGATTCAATCCTCGGCGGCGGGGCTAGATCACTGCCTGGTCCCCTCTGTGATCGAATCTGACATTCCCGTCACCAGCGCGTCGGGCGTCTTATCTGACCAAGTTGCCGAGCATACGCTGATGCTGGCAACCTCCCTCACGCGTAATATGGCCACGTTTTTTCGCCAGCAGCAGGCCCACGAGTATGTCCGCCGACCGACGCGTGACCTGACCCATAGCACCGTGGGAATCGTGGGCTTTGGGGCCGTGGGGCGGCGCGTGGCGGAAGTCCTGGCCCCGTTCAAGACACGAATTCTGGCAACGGACGTGTATCCCATCGACAAACCGAGCTACGTGCAAGAACTATGGCCCGCGGAGCGCCTGGATGAACTGCTGCCGCTGGTGGATATGTTGATCCTGTGCCTGCCGCTGAATGACCAGACCCGCTGGCTGTTTAACCGCGAGAAACTACAGCGGATGAAGCGCGGCGCGCTGCTCCTTAATATGGCGCGCGGCAAGCTGGTCGTGGAGGAGGACCTGGTCGCGGCGCTCGAGTATGGGCCGCTCTCCGCCGCCGCAGCCGATGTGGCGGCCGAGGAACCACTCTCGCCGACCAGCAAGCTGTGGGACCTACCGAATATGCTGATCACGCCGCACGTGGCGGGTCAAAGCGCGCGGCGGATCGATAACATGACGAACTTTTTTTGCGAGAATCTGCGACGCTACCAGACCGGTGAGCCATTATTAAATTTGGTCGATAAGCGATTGGGTTTTCCTATCCGTCGCGCGGGAGAACAGACAACGCTAAAAACAACGCGAGAGTAA
- a CDS encoding GIY-YIG nuclease family protein yields MSENPTANYAIVYVLVNPAMPGLVKIGRTAAHDTAIRLAQLYTTGVPVPFELKFACRVQNPDEVELALHTAFGPQRINPRREFFRIDPEQAIAILRLLHTEDATAEVAAQPTGIDPQSLAAAEVLRTRRPSLNYYEMGIPEGSILVCPENGATVTVVGPKKVLLGETEMSLTAATRQVLQLDYNVQPTPYWTFQGRSLQEIYEETYADVE; encoded by the coding sequence ATGTCCGAGAACCCGACCGCGAATTACGCCATCGTCTATGTCCTGGTCAATCCCGCCATGCCGGGGCTGGTCAAGATTGGCCGCACGGCCGCGCACGACACAGCCATTCGCCTGGCACAGCTTTACACCACCGGCGTGCCCGTTCCCTTTGAGCTAAAGTTTGCCTGCCGGGTGCAAAATCCCGATGAAGTGGAACTGGCCCTGCACACCGCCTTTGGCCCCCAGCGCATCAATCCCCGGCGGGAGTTTTTTCGCATCGATCCCGAACAAGCGATCGCCATTCTGCGGCTGCTCCATACCGAGGACGCCACCGCCGAAGTGGCCGCCCAACCCACGGGGATCGATCCGCAATCCCTGGCCGCGGCGGAAGTCCTGCGCACCCGCCGCCCCAGCTTAAACTACTATGAAATGGGTATCCCGGAGGGTTCCATTCTGGTCTGCCCGGAGAATGGCGCGACGGTCACGGTCGTCGGACCAAAAAAAGTCCTCCTCGGCGAGACGGAAATGTCGTTAACCGCCGCGACGCGGCAAGTGCTGCAATTAGACTATAACGTACAACCCACGCCATACTGGACGTTCCAAGGGCGGTCGTTACAGGAAATCTATGAAGAGACGTATGCGGATGTGGAATGA
- a CDS encoding Gfo/Idh/MocA family oxidoreductase codes for MNLLDEHKKVGAQNFELAISSELARDSAGKPVDAAGKPTTNPDKFVYNRREFLAGTVAAGAVSGAGLGAMYFGYGKKIDPVRVAFVGSGDEGNVLIGAHNPDYLQCVAISDIRPYNIHRSFHGDWSSANTIAVRPGLMKKYGYKTEDEARQNIKVYGDYNDLIAAKDELGLEGIIIALPLHLHAECAIRAMRAGLHVLCEKLMGQTVAQCKEMGRVSEETKKLLGVGHQRHYSVLYDNAVHVIKNGFVGDVHHIRAQWHRLNDTWKPELPGSEKLAKNLEKWEKELAGMKKSPGAAKEVESLVKRIEQTRKQLLDLGEEDAKKHGYIADVLKDALTGQTYNRPAIEELIRWRIFARTGGGLMAELGSHQLDASTIFCTAAANHPDKDYKAMPIAVTAVGGRHIYPFDRETEDHVYCMYEFPGPKYYDFTGEKATDKKIVKDPHNKIGVTYSSINGNGFGDYGEYVMGTKGTMALLREADYYLWPNGNDSMTTAISVKKDAVLDTTASGGAAVSSGVGKAALEAGPISRGYTEELEHWAWCIRNQNDDSIDPKLLRPRCHPKVAMADAIIALTTNMAIRNPEKPRIEFKEEWFDIHNDATPEGVSPNVNKDEYKPRTSTGAVA; via the coding sequence ATGAACCTGTTGGATGAACATAAGAAAGTCGGCGCCCAAAACTTTGAACTGGCCATCTCGTCCGAGCTTGCCCGGGACTCCGCGGGTAAACCGGTGGATGCCGCCGGCAAGCCCACCACCAATCCAGACAAGTTTGTGTATAACCGCCGCGAGTTTTTAGCCGGAACGGTGGCCGCGGGGGCGGTCAGCGGAGCCGGGCTGGGGGCGATGTACTTTGGCTATGGCAAGAAAATCGATCCCGTACGGGTGGCCTTTGTGGGATCCGGGGACGAGGGGAACGTGCTGATTGGCGCCCACAATCCCGACTATCTACAGTGCGTGGCGATCTCTGACATTCGCCCGTATAACATTCATCGCAGTTTTCATGGCGATTGGTCCAGCGCTAATACGATTGCCGTCCGTCCGGGACTCATGAAAAAGTATGGGTACAAGACCGAGGACGAAGCCCGCCAAAATATCAAGGTGTATGGCGATTATAACGATCTGATCGCCGCCAAGGATGAGCTAGGACTAGAGGGGATCATCATCGCCCTCCCCTTGCATTTACATGCCGAGTGCGCCATTCGCGCGATGCGCGCCGGACTGCATGTGCTCTGCGAAAAACTGATGGGTCAGACCGTCGCGCAGTGCAAAGAGATGGGCCGCGTTTCGGAGGAAACCAAGAAACTGCTGGGCGTGGGGCATCAACGGCACTATAGCGTGCTGTATGACAACGCGGTGCACGTGATTAAGAACGGCTTTGTCGGCGATGTGCACCACATCCGCGCGCAGTGGCATCGGTTGAATGACACCTGGAAGCCCGAACTGCCCGGCAGCGAAAAGCTGGCCAAGAATCTGGAAAAATGGGAAAAAGAACTGGCTGGAATGAAGAAAAGCCCTGGCGCGGCCAAGGAAGTCGAATCCCTAGTCAAGCGGATCGAGCAAACCCGCAAACAACTGCTGGATCTGGGAGAGGAAGACGCCAAAAAGCACGGCTACATCGCGGATGTGCTCAAGGACGCCCTGACCGGCCAGACCTATAACCGCCCCGCGATCGAGGAACTGATCCGTTGGCGGATTTTTGCCCGGACCGGGGGAGGCCTCATGGCCGAACTTGGCAGCCACCAACTCGACGCCAGCACCATCTTTTGCACCGCCGCGGCCAACCACCCGGATAAGGACTACAAGGCCATGCCCATCGCCGTTACGGCGGTCGGCGGTCGGCACATTTATCCCTTTGACCGCGAGACCGAGGATCACGTCTATTGCATGTATGAATTTCCCGGACCAAAGTATTATGACTTCACCGGAGAAAAAGCCACCGATAAGAAAATCGTCAAGGACCCGCATAACAAAATCGGCGTGACGTATTCCTCCATCAATGGCAACGGCTTTGGCGACTACGGCGAGTACGTCATGGGGACCAAGGGGACGATGGCCCTGTTGCGCGAGGCCGATTATTACCTTTGGCCAAATGGCAATGACAGCATGACCACGGCGATTTCCGTCAAAAAGGACGCCGTCCTGGACACCACCGCCAGCGGCGGCGCGGCGGTTAGCAGCGGCGTCGGCAAGGCCGCGCTCGAGGCCGGCCCCATCAGTCGCGGCTATACCGAGGAACTGGAGCATTGGGCCTGGTGCATTCGCAATCAAAACGACGACAGCATCGATCCCAAACTGCTCCGCCCCCGCTGCCATCCCAAGGTGGCCATGGCCGACGCGATCATCGCCCTCACTACCAACATGGCGATCCGCAATCCCGAAAAACCGCGCATCGAATTTAAGGAGGAATGGTTCGACATTCACAATGACGCCACACCGGAGGGCGTCAGCCCAAATGTGAATAAGGACGAATACAAGCCCCGCACGAGTACGGGGGCTGTGGCGTAG
- the hisN gene encoding histidinol-phosphatase, with protein sequence MAKLADMDTNQPTDPADIASRLEFARDIAREAGALTLRYFQNPGLAVERKADASPVTVADREAELLLRSRIEAQFPRDGILGEEFPERPGTSGFRWVLDPIDGTKSFIHGVPLYGTMVAVETGGAALLGVVFIPGLDELIYAGRGLGCWHIRQGQPATRCQVSRVARLAEGCFVTSEVKSYKKINRPEVYEHLQSAARLDRTWGDCYGYLLVATGRVEMAIDPLMNIWDAAAVQPIIEEAGGRFTDWAGTRSISSGNALATNGLVHDEALGLMRG encoded by the coding sequence TTGGCTAAGTTGGCGGACATGGACACCAACCAGCCTACTGACCCCGCGGATATTGCCTCTCGCCTCGAGTTTGCCCGCGACATCGCGCGCGAGGCCGGCGCGTTAACACTCCGCTATTTTCAAAACCCCGGCCTGGCGGTCGAGCGCAAAGCCGACGCCTCTCCCGTGACCGTCGCCGACCGCGAGGCCGAACTGCTCTTGCGCTCGCGGATCGAAGCGCAATTTCCCCGGGATGGCATCCTCGGCGAGGAATTCCCGGAACGCCCCGGCACATCCGGCTTTCGCTGGGTGCTCGATCCCATCGACGGGACCAAGTCCTTTATTCACGGCGTGCCGCTGTATGGAACCATGGTTGCCGTCGAGACCGGGGGAGCGGCCCTGCTGGGCGTGGTGTTTATCCCGGGGCTAGATGAACTGATTTACGCGGGACGGGGGCTGGGTTGCTGGCACATACGGCAGGGCCAACCCGCCACCCGCTGCCAGGTCTCGCGCGTGGCACGGCTGGCGGAGGGGTGCTTTGTCACCAGTGAAGTCAAAAGCTACAAGAAAATCAACCGCCCCGAGGTCTACGAACATTTGCAATCCGCCGCGCGGCTGGACCGAACCTGGGGGGACTGCTACGGCTATTTGTTGGTGGCGACGGGCCGGGTGGAAATGGCGATCGACCCCTTGATGAATATCTGGGACGCGGCGGCGGTGCAGCCAATCATCGAGGAAGCGGGGGGACGATTTACCGACTGGGCCGGAACGCGCAGCATATCCAGCGGCAACGCCCTCGCGACCAATGGCCTGGTGCATGACGAAGCGCTGGGGTTGATGCGGGGCTAG
- a CDS encoding type II toxin-antitoxin system RelE/ParE family toxin, whose amino-acid sequence MIVVYHPDAQAELIESARFYESRVNKLGSDFLNAVDDTVKLIAERPERGEIIQANIRCFTMSRFPYAIYYRISLDHVRILAISHHSRHPDFWRNRLRE is encoded by the coding sequence ATGATTGTTGTCTATCACCCTGATGCGCAGGCCGAGCTTATTGAATCCGCCCGATTCTATGAATCACGGGTTAATAAGCTGGGAAGCGATTTTTTGAATGCCGTGGACGATACGGTGAAACTCATTGCTGAAAGGCCGGAACGGGGGGAAATAATCCAGGCTAATATTCGTTGTTTTACCATGTCCCGGTTTCCGTATGCAATTTATTATCGTATAAGCTTGGATCACGTCCGAATTCTGGCTATCAGCCACCATAGCCGCCACCCGGATTTTTGGCGAAATCGTCTGCGGGAATGA
- a CDS encoding Rrf2 family transcriptional regulator yields the protein MKLSRTVSYALQATMQLATSNSQQPVPCSKLAAAGKMPERFLLQILRSLVTHGVLHSTRGVEGGYSLERKPEDISLLDIIEAIDGPFQAKMTWDETLPDESQVRLRRALFSVTEAARRQLEQVKLSQLIAAGGELDYLATPVEKEELMLTAIS from the coding sequence ATGAAGCTTTCGCGCACGGTCAGTTATGCATTGCAGGCAACAATGCAGTTGGCAACCAGCAATAGCCAGCAACCGGTTCCTTGCAGCAAATTAGCCGCCGCGGGCAAAATGCCCGAGCGGTTTTTGCTGCAAATTTTGCGTAGTTTGGTGACTCACGGAGTGCTGCATTCAACTCGGGGCGTGGAGGGGGGCTACTCCCTCGAACGCAAACCCGAGGACATTTCGCTGCTGGATATTATTGAGGCTATTGACGGTCCGTTTCAGGCCAAAATGACCTGGGATGAGACCCTGCCCGATGAATCCCAGGTTCGCTTGCGGCGGGCGTTGTTTTCGGTGACAGAAGCCGCTCGTCGGCAACTGGAACAAGTCAAACTATCCCAGCTCATCGCCGCCGGCGGGGAGTTGGATTACTTGGCGACGCCAGTCGAAAAAGAAGAATTGATGCTGACGGCCATCTCCTAG
- a CDS encoding RES domain-containing protein, whose product MKRVPLPLAGKIGFVGTTSNAPIVLKCYRNTQVESSRELLTTSFVWLGMSNARKEHPDTNALRRGIKRCLAHAVPFSGTMCRAVATKYANRGDLLTGAGAKIHGGRWNPPGLFCAIYGTLDPYAALAETLGIMDNTAYLTSSGCP is encoded by the coding sequence ATGAAACGTGTTCCACTGCCACTAGCAGGTAAAATTGGATTTGTAGGGACAACATCTAATGCCCCAATAGTCCTGAAATGCTATCGTAATACCCAAGTGGAATCGTCTCGTGAATTACTCACCACATCATTCGTTTGGCTCGGCATGTCTAATGCCCGCAAGGAACACCCCGATACCAATGCATTACGCCGTGGCATCAAGCGTTGCCTTGCGCATGCAGTCCCGTTTTCAGGAACGATGTGCCGAGCCGTCGCCACGAAGTATGCGAACAGAGGTGACTTGTTGACCGGCGCAGGAGCCAAAATACATGGCGGCCGCTGGAATCCACCAGGGCTATTTTGTGCAATCTATGGCACACTCGATCCTTATGCGGCACTGGCCGAAACTTTGGGCATTATGGACAATACTGCATACCTTACGAGCAGCGGTTGCCCCTAG
- a CDS encoding carboxypeptidase-like regulatory domain-containing protein codes for MLAAVVTSPAESADQPVKTGTLRGRLIFDGTPPPPQPLIAANLAQSDRADLRYYASLNLRDESVVVSPTGGLRDVLITVHDANFPTPPPTDKTLPHPPAEIIYENGNFAPRLLATDVGRTLLLRNNDRYATNFRLQGQENDINVMLLPGKSLVVPLKPEKRDLPILVNSSVYPWAKSYLYVGNHPLAAITDASGDFELTGLPPGEWTFRVWHPHFGYLNMPHWPKGQFRVKIAVGGNDLEAVKVAPPPPPPVAPAQEREARS; via the coding sequence TTGCTAGCAGCCGTCGTCACGTCGCCAGCGGAATCCGCGGACCAGCCTGTCAAAACGGGAACATTACGGGGGAGGCTGATTTTTGATGGCACGCCGCCACCCCCCCAGCCGCTCATCGCCGCCAACCTGGCCCAATCCGACCGGGCCGACTTGCGGTATTACGCTAGCTTGAACCTGCGGGATGAGTCGGTGGTTGTTAGCCCAACGGGTGGTCTGAGGGACGTGTTGATCACGGTTCACGATGCCAACTTTCCCACCCCGCCCCCCACGGATAAGACCCTCCCCCATCCACCGGCGGAGATCATCTATGAGAATGGCAACTTTGCTCCTCGGTTATTGGCCACGGATGTGGGCCGGACGCTGCTCCTTCGCAATAACGACCGTTACGCGACCAATTTTCGGTTGCAGGGGCAAGAGAACGATATCAATGTCATGCTATTGCCCGGGAAGTCGCTGGTCGTCCCGCTCAAACCCGAGAAACGGGATTTGCCCATCCTGGTCAATAGCAGCGTCTATCCCTGGGCGAAAAGCTATCTGTATGTGGGGAATCACCCCTTGGCCGCGATCACCGATGCTAGTGGCGATTTTGAATTAACCGGCCTCCCGCCGGGCGAATGGACGTTCCGTGTCTGGCATCCACACTTTGGTTATTTGAACATGCCCCACTGGCCGAAAGGGCAATTCCGGGTGAAGATCGCCGTGGGCGGGAATGATTTGGAGGCAGTCAAGGTCGCGCCGCCGCCTCCCCCGCCCGTGGCACCTGCGCAAGAGAGAGAGGCACGGTCGTGA
- a CDS encoding chitobiase/beta-hexosaminidase C-terminal domain-containing protein, with the protein MLVFRSLVAGMALFSWLGSLAQADVRLPRIFSDRMVLQREQPIPVWGWAAPGEQVQVTLGEATATATAAADGGFRVDLPAQQAGGPHELIVQGKNTIKIPDVLVGEVWLCFGQSNMQWKVSQSATAGEDLPKAHDPQLRLCNVELRIATSPQTDTGAGWQASDKNSAAGFSAVAYYFGKKLREELGVPVGIINASAGAIPIESFTPAIGCQMIPSQAKIARLTANVEREYRRMRTAALDRVTAEWQEQARAAIAADAPWPAGPTQPAGLDVVVQRGWLPLGLYNGAIHPIIPYGIRGAVMYQGEANNGQGMEYFDKLKALIGGWRKAWGQGDFPVLIAQLAPWSGYPEGNVEGIWEAQLAALQLPNTGLAVTTDLVPNIGDIHPNQKREVGQRLALWALAKTYGRDQLVYSGPLFKSAKIEGESIRVSFDHAEGLTTRDGKPPTFFQIGTLDGFVDAQAKIDGDSVIVHSPQVPQPLFVRFGWKNTAQPNLVNSAGLPASPFRTDCQGVTFSTGSRFTQEKMVELQSVGMAGEIRYTLDGSTPTAESPLYREPLRLTNTTTIQARLFAPDGRSSLASQATYTQVPPVTANGKQYAPGLVYDYYAGRWLEIPDFATLTPDLTSTLDTLQPRAFPESFFCAHRLRGFIVIPQDGEYHFQAVERGQRVRQPSPRIRLTVAGQLVAGGEPGQSAASAEAAPLAVGRTVRVRLEGEQKILSLAEVQILEHVSKQPLQTAGKASQSTTGYGCTANRANDGNTSSSFFNGSLSSTDTETNPWWSVDLGEEKQIGLIKVFNRGDCCGERLSQAIVEVLDGEGKVTWSSRIGTTVNNSVDEFEAEPGIKLTAGVHPLELVYLEQTGTPALQVLYSGPGVERQEIPAAVLWQQEK; encoded by the coding sequence ATGTTGGTATTTCGATCGCTAGTGGCAGGCATGGCGCTGTTCAGTTGGCTTGGATCATTGGCCCAGGCCGATGTGCGCCTCCCGCGCATTTTTAGCGACCGGATGGTCTTGCAGCGCGAACAACCCATCCCCGTGTGGGGTTGGGCCGCGCCGGGCGAGCAGGTTCAGGTCACGTTGGGCGAAGCAACCGCAACGGCGACCGCCGCCGCAGATGGCGGCTTTCGCGTGGATTTGCCCGCGCAACAGGCCGGAGGCCCGCACGAATTGATCGTCCAGGGCAAAAACACGATCAAAATCCCCGATGTGTTGGTTGGCGAGGTCTGGCTTTGCTTTGGCCAGTCGAACATGCAGTGGAAAGTCTCTCAGTCCGCGACCGCGGGGGAGGATCTGCCAAAAGCGCACGACCCGCAACTGCGGTTGTGTAACGTGGAATTGCGGATCGCCACCAGCCCCCAAACCGACACCGGGGCCGGTTGGCAAGCCAGCGATAAAAACAGCGCAGCCGGTTTTTCCGCCGTCGCTTATTACTTTGGCAAGAAACTCCGCGAGGAATTGGGCGTACCGGTCGGCATCATCAACGCCTCGGCCGGGGCGATTCCCATCGAGTCGTTCACGCCAGCCATCGGCTGCCAGATGATCCCTTCCCAGGCCAAGATTGCCCGCCTGACCGCCAACGTCGAACGTGAATATCGGCGGATGCGCACCGCAGCCCTGGATCGCGTGACTGCCGAATGGCAGGAACAAGCCCGCGCGGCGATTGCCGCCGATGCGCCGTGGCCCGCCGGACCGACGCAACCGGCGGGTTTGGACGTGGTCGTGCAGCGGGGATGGCTGCCGTTGGGCTTATACAACGGCGCCATTCATCCCATCATTCCCTACGGCATTCGTGGCGCGGTCATGTATCAAGGCGAAGCCAACAATGGCCAGGGGATGGAATATTTTGATAAGTTAAAGGCGCTAATCGGCGGCTGGCGCAAGGCGTGGGGGCAGGGGGACTTTCCCGTCTTGATCGCGCAATTAGCCCCCTGGTCGGGCTATCCAGAAGGAAACGTCGAAGGGATTTGGGAAGCCCAGCTCGCGGCTTTGCAATTGCCCAATACCGGTCTGGCCGTCACCACGGACTTGGTCCCGAATATCGGCGATATTCATCCCAATCAAAAGCGCGAAGTGGGCCAGCGACTCGCGCTTTGGGCGTTGGCCAAAACATACGGCCGAGATCAATTGGTTTATTCCGGGCCGTTGTTTAAAAGTGCCAAAATCGAAGGGGAAAGCATTCGCGTCTCATTCGATCATGCCGAGGGCCTGACCACGCGCGACGGCAAACCTCCGACGTTCTTTCAAATCGGCACGCTCGATGGCTTTGTCGATGCCCAGGCAAAAATCGACGGCGACAGCGTCATCGTACATAGCCCGCAAGTGCCGCAACCCCTATTTGTCCGTTTTGGCTGGAAGAATACAGCCCAGCCAAATCTGGTGAATAGCGCGGGGTTGCCAGCCTCGCCCTTCCGGACCGATTGCCAGGGGGTCACGTTTAGCACCGGAAGCCGATTTACCCAGGAAAAAATGGTCGAACTGCAAAGCGTGGGCATGGCCGGTGAAATTCGCTATACCTTGGATGGATCGACGCCAACGGCCGAGTCCCCCCTCTATCGCGAACCGTTGCGGTTAACAAACACCACCACCATCCAGGCACGCCTGTTTGCTCCCGATGGCCGCAGCAGCTTGGCCAGTCAGGCAACCTATACGCAGGTGCCCCCAGTGACGGCGAACGGCAAACAATATGCCCCGGGCCTAGTCTATGATTACTACGCCGGTCGCTGGCTAGAGATTCCGGACTTTGCCACGCTCACGCCCGATTTGACCAGCACGCTGGATACCTTGCAGCCACGTGCATTTCCCGAGAGCTTCTTTTGCGCGCATCGGTTGCGGGGTTTTATCGTCATTCCGCAGGATGGCGAATATCACTTTCAAGCGGTCGAGCGCGGGCAGCGGGTGCGTCAGCCCTCCCCGCGCATCAGACTCACGGTCGCCGGACAGTTGGTCGCTGGCGGAGAACCGGGACAATCGGCAGCTTCGGCTGAAGCTGCTCCGTTGGCCGTGGGACGCACCGTGCGGGTCCGCCTGGAAGGGGAGCAAAAAATCCTCTCCCTGGCCGAAGTGCAAATTTTGGAACATGTCAGCAAGCAACCATTGCAGACCGCGGGCAAGGCCAGCCAGTCCACCACGGGTTACGGCTGCACGGCCAATCGGGCCAATGACGGCAATACCAGTTCCTCGTTTTTTAATGGGTCGCTGTCCAGCACCGATACCGAAACCAATCCCTGGTGGTCGGTCGATCTGGGGGAGGAAAAACAGATTGGACTGATCAAAGTTTTCAATCGTGGCGATTGCTGCGGCGAGCGCTTGTCGCAGGCGATTGTGGAAGTTTTGGATGGCGAGGGAAAAGTGACCTGGTCCTCGCGCATCGGCACGACAGTCAACAACAGCGTGGATGAATTCGAGGCGGAACCGGGTATCAAACTGACCGCCGGTGTCCATCCGCTGGAACTGGTTTATCTGGAACAGACGGGCACTCCTGCGCTACAGGTCCTTTACTCAGGCCCTGGCGTCGAGCGGCAAGAAATCCCCGCAGCGGTGTTATGGCAGCAGGAAAAGTAA
- a CDS encoding DUF5615 family PIN-like protein: protein MSLLFDQNLSRRLPLLLANEFPGSRQVQLIGLDTAEDRIVWEYALRHNLTIVSKDSDFQSLSLANGAPPKFIWLQVGNGPTRKIVQLLTSRIFDIQTFISDPDAAMLILS, encoded by the coding sequence ATGAGTTTGCTGTTTGATCAAAATCTTTCTCGTCGATTGCCACTACTTCTGGCAAACGAATTTCCCGGATCAAGACAAGTTCAATTAATCGGACTGGATACCGCTGAGGACCGGATTGTTTGGGAATACGCTTTGCGGCACAACTTGACGATAGTTTCCAAAGATTCCGATTTCCAAAGTCTATCTTTGGCTAATGGGGCGCCACCAAAATTTATCTGGTTGCAAGTGGGCAATGGACCAACGCGTAAAATTGTTCAACTCTTGACCTCGCGAATTTTCGATATACAGACTTTTATCTCAGATCCAGATGCGGCGATGCTTATTTTATCTTAG
- a CDS encoding signal peptidase II, which translates to MSEAGFCVILPFMEPNTRRTLVNTLWFAVCCAVGLAADLGSKSWIFERLGHPPRDRIVIIPNWFSLTTALNEGALFSIGQGFALGFAALSFVAMAGIGYWLWIRGGIADRRMAIILGFILAGITGNLYDRLGLPGLKWSFPPERAGQHVFAVRDWLLFRIEHEVIVFEPILQREIPKQEILFDWPVFNLADVMLVVGAASLFLLSFWPEPKKPE; encoded by the coding sequence TTGTCGGAAGCGGGTTTCTGCGTCATCCTGCCATTCATGGAGCCAAATACCAGACGCACACTGGTCAATACACTATGGTTCGCCGTCTGCTGCGCGGTGGGATTAGCGGCGGATCTGGGGAGTAAAAGCTGGATTTTTGAGCGTTTGGGACACCCACCCCGCGACCGGATCGTCATTATTCCCAATTGGTTCAGCCTGACCACCGCCCTGAATGAAGGGGCTCTTTTTAGCATCGGCCAGGGATTTGCCTTGGGATTTGCTGCCCTCTCTTTTGTGGCGATGGCGGGGATTGGTTATTGGCTGTGGATTCGCGGGGGAATCGCCGATCGTCGCATGGCGATTATCCTGGGCTTTATCCTGGCGGGAATTACCGGCAATTTATATGATCGACTGGGATTGCCAGGACTTAAATGGAGTTTTCCCCCAGAACGCGCTGGCCAGCACGTTTTTGCCGTGCGCGACTGGCTGCTCTTTCGAATCGAGCACGAAGTCATCGTTTTTGAGCCAATTTTGCAGCGCGAAATACCAAAACAAGAAATTTTATTTGACTGGCCGGTTTTCAACTTGGCCGATGTGATGCTCGTCGTGGGTGCGGCCTCCCTATTTTTACTATCATTCTGGCCAGAGCCTAAAAAACCCGAGTAA
- a CDS encoding DUF433 domain-containing protein translates to MNIDFTQLITIESGKRNGQPCIRGMRITVRDVLEYLAGGMSVEELLADFPELTIDDVRACFAYAASHLARPAA, encoded by the coding sequence ATGAATATTGACTTTACGCAACTTATCACAATTGAATCCGGGAAGCGTAATGGCCAGCCATGCATCCGTGGTATGCGAATTACCGTGCGCGATGTGCTGGAATATCTCGCGGGTGGGATGAGTGTTGAGGAACTTCTTGCTGATTTTCCAGAATTAACGATAGATGATGTACGAGCTTGTTTTGCCTATGCCGCCAGTCACTTGGCGAGGCCAGCGGCATGA
- a CDS encoding RES family NAD+ phosphorylase has translation MLVGIEVRLQRVLNLTDGKIRQHLGVSEERMLEADWQTVQAKNGEGLTQAIGRLAWEAKIEALLVSSARFKKENNLVIFPDQLSKRSLLQIINRQELPEPR, from the coding sequence GTGTTGGTTGGAATTGAAGTCAGACTGCAACGTGTACTCAATCTAACCGATGGAAAAATTCGTCAGCATCTTGGAGTATCGGAAGAGCGGATGCTCGAAGCCGATTGGCAAACTGTTCAAGCCAAGAATGGCGAAGGACTGACTCAGGCCATTGGGCGATTGGCCTGGGAGGCGAAGATCGAGGCGTTGTTGGTTTCTTCGGCTAGATTCAAGAAGGAAAATAATTTGGTTATTTTCCCGGACCAACTGAGCAAGCGAAGTCTGTTACAAATCATAAACCGTCAAGAGCTGCCCGAACCTCGGTAA